In a genomic window of Silurus meridionalis isolate SWU-2019-XX chromosome 27, ASM1480568v1, whole genome shotgun sequence:
- the isl1a gene encoding insulin gene enhancer protein isl-1 isoform X1, with amino-acid sequence MRWSSDTHSHARTHTYTHPHTHTARTLVSIPGRFTPRSHSPIFSAETTGTTGLRSGLKVDLTPPYFLDMGDMGDPPKKKRLVSLCVGCGNQIHDQYILRVAPDLEWHAACLKCAECNQYLDESCTCFVRDGKTYCKRDYISLYILIAPAHTMTSSLDMQPRILGKKRLYGIKCAKCNIGFSKNDFVMRARAKVYHVECFRCVACSRQLIPGDEFALREDGLFCRADHDVVERASMAPGEPLSPLHPSRPLQMAAEPISARQPALRPHVHKQPEKTTRVRTVLNEKQLHTLRTCYNANPRPDALMKEQLVEMTGLSPRVIRVWFQNKRCKDKKRSLLMKQLQQQQPNDKTNIQGMTGTPMVATSPERHDGGLQANPVEVQTYQPPWKVLSDFALQSDIDQPAFQQLVNFSEGGPGSNSTGSEVASMSSQLPDTPNSMVASPIEA; translated from the exons ATGCGCTGGagctcagacacacactcacatgcacgcacacacacatacacacacccacacacacacactgcccgaACTCTAGTCTCGATTCCGGGAAGATTTACACCTCGGAGCCACAGTCCTATTTTTTCCGCAGAAACTACGGGCACTACGGGCCTGCGCTCCGGTTTGAAAGTGGACCTAACACCGCCTTACTTTCTGGACATGGGAGACATGGGGGACCCACCGAAAA AGAAACGCCTGGTGTCTTTGTGCGTGGGCTGCGGGAATCAGATCCACGACCAGTACATCCTGCGCGTGGCGCCCGACCTCGAGTGGCACGCGGCGTGTCTCAAATGCGCGGAGTGTAACCAGTATCTGGACGAGTCGTGCACTTGCTTTGTCCGGGACGGCAAGACGTACTGTAAACGCGACTACATCAG ttTGTATATTTTGATAGCACCAGCACACACCATGACAAGTTCCTTGGACATGCAACCCAGGATACTTGGCAAAAAAAG ACTTTACGGAATCAAATGCGCAAAATGCAACATCGGGTTCAGCAAGAACGACTTCGTGATGCGCGCTCGCGCCAAAGTGTACCACGTGGAGTGTTTCCGGTGCGTGGCGTGCAGCAGGCAGCTGATCCCGGGCGATGAGTTCGCGCTCCGGGAGGACGGCCTGTTCTGCAGAGCCGATCACGACGTGGTGGAGAGAGCCAGCATGGCGCCCGGGGAGCCGCTCAGCCCCCTGCACCCGTCCCGGCCCTTACAGATGGCAG caGAGCCAATCTCGGCGCGGCAGCCCGCGTTGCGCCCGCACGTGCACAAGCAGCCCGAGAAGACGACGCGCGTGCGCACGGTGCTGAACGAGAAGCAGCTGCACACTTTGCGCACGTGCTACAACGCGAACCCGCGGCCCGACGCGCTCATGAAGGAGCAGCTCGTGGAGATGACGGGCCTGAGCCCGCGGGTAATCCGAGTCTGGTTTCAGAACAAGCGCTGCAAGGACAAGAAGCGCAGTCTGCTGATGAAGCAGCTGCAACAGCAGCAACCCAACGACAAGACG AACATTCAAGGAATGACGGGAACTCCAATGGTGGCCACCAGTCCAGAGAGACACGATGGTGGATTACAGGCGAACCCGGTGGAGGTGCAGACTTATCAACCACCCTGGAAGGTCCTGAGCGATTTTGCACTGCAGAGCGATATCGACCAACCCGCTTTTCAGCAACTG GTAAATTTTTCTGAAGGAGGACCAGGCTCGAATTCAACAGGGAGTGAAGTGGCGTCCATGTCCTCGCAACTGCCAGATACACCAAACAGCATGGTGGCCAGTCCCATCGAGGCCTAG
- the isl1a gene encoding insulin gene enhancer protein isl-1 isoform X4, translating to MRWSSDTHSHARTHTYTHPHTHTARTLVSIPGRFTPRSHSPIFSAETTGTTGLRSGLKVDLTPPYFLDMGDMGDPPKKKRLVSLCVGCGNQIHDQYILRVAPDLEWHAACLKCAECNQYLDESCTCFVRDGKTYCKRDYIRLYGIKCAKCNIGFSKNDFVMRARAKVYHVECFRCVACSRQLIPGDEFALREDGLFCRADHDVVERASMAPGEPLSPLHPSRPLQMAEPISARQPALRPHVHKQPEKTTRVRTVLNEKQLHTLRTCYNANPRPDALMKEQLVEMTGLSPRVIRVWFQNKRCKDKKRSLLMKQLQQQQPNDKTNIQGMTGTPMVATSPERHDGGLQANPVEVQTYQPPWKVLSDFALQSDIDQPAFQQLVNFSEGGPGSNSTGSEVASMSSQLPDTPNSMVASPIEA from the exons ATGCGCTGGagctcagacacacactcacatgcacgcacacacacatacacacacccacacacacacactgcccgaACTCTAGTCTCGATTCCGGGAAGATTTACACCTCGGAGCCACAGTCCTATTTTTTCCGCAGAAACTACGGGCACTACGGGCCTGCGCTCCGGTTTGAAAGTGGACCTAACACCGCCTTACTTTCTGGACATGGGAGACATGGGGGACCCACCGAAAA AGAAACGCCTGGTGTCTTTGTGCGTGGGCTGCGGGAATCAGATCCACGACCAGTACATCCTGCGCGTGGCGCCCGACCTCGAGTGGCACGCGGCGTGTCTCAAATGCGCGGAGTGTAACCAGTATCTGGACGAGTCGTGCACTTGCTTTGTCCGGGACGGCAAGACGTACTGTAAACGCGACTACATCAG ACTTTACGGAATCAAATGCGCAAAATGCAACATCGGGTTCAGCAAGAACGACTTCGTGATGCGCGCTCGCGCCAAAGTGTACCACGTGGAGTGTTTCCGGTGCGTGGCGTGCAGCAGGCAGCTGATCCCGGGCGATGAGTTCGCGCTCCGGGAGGACGGCCTGTTCTGCAGAGCCGATCACGACGTGGTGGAGAGAGCCAGCATGGCGCCCGGGGAGCCGCTCAGCCCCCTGCACCCGTCCCGGCCCTTACAGATGGCAG AGCCAATCTCGGCGCGGCAGCCCGCGTTGCGCCCGCACGTGCACAAGCAGCCCGAGAAGACGACGCGCGTGCGCACGGTGCTGAACGAGAAGCAGCTGCACACTTTGCGCACGTGCTACAACGCGAACCCGCGGCCCGACGCGCTCATGAAGGAGCAGCTCGTGGAGATGACGGGCCTGAGCCCGCGGGTAATCCGAGTCTGGTTTCAGAACAAGCGCTGCAAGGACAAGAAGCGCAGTCTGCTGATGAAGCAGCTGCAACAGCAGCAACCCAACGACAAGACG AACATTCAAGGAATGACGGGAACTCCAATGGTGGCCACCAGTCCAGAGAGACACGATGGTGGATTACAGGCGAACCCGGTGGAGGTGCAGACTTATCAACCACCCTGGAAGGTCCTGAGCGATTTTGCACTGCAGAGCGATATCGACCAACCCGCTTTTCAGCAACTG GTAAATTTTTCTGAAGGAGGACCAGGCTCGAATTCAACAGGGAGTGAAGTGGCGTCCATGTCCTCGCAACTGCCAGATACACCAAACAGCATGGTGGCCAGTCCCATCGAGGCCTAG
- the isl1a gene encoding insulin gene enhancer protein isl-1 isoform X2, with amino-acid sequence MRWSSDTHSHARTHTYTHPHTHTARTLVSIPGRFTPRSHSPIFSAETTGTTGLRSGLKVDLTPPYFLDMGDMGDPPKKKRLVSLCVGCGNQIHDQYILRVAPDLEWHAACLKCAECNQYLDESCTCFVRDGKTYCKRDYISLYILIAPAHTMTSSLDMQPRILGKKRLYGIKCAKCNIGFSKNDFVMRARAKVYHVECFRCVACSRQLIPGDEFALREDGLFCRADHDVVERASMAPGEPLSPLHPSRPLQMAEPISARQPALRPHVHKQPEKTTRVRTVLNEKQLHTLRTCYNANPRPDALMKEQLVEMTGLSPRVIRVWFQNKRCKDKKRSLLMKQLQQQQPNDKTNIQGMTGTPMVATSPERHDGGLQANPVEVQTYQPPWKVLSDFALQSDIDQPAFQQLVNFSEGGPGSNSTGSEVASMSSQLPDTPNSMVASPIEA; translated from the exons ATGCGCTGGagctcagacacacactcacatgcacgcacacacacatacacacacccacacacacacactgcccgaACTCTAGTCTCGATTCCGGGAAGATTTACACCTCGGAGCCACAGTCCTATTTTTTCCGCAGAAACTACGGGCACTACGGGCCTGCGCTCCGGTTTGAAAGTGGACCTAACACCGCCTTACTTTCTGGACATGGGAGACATGGGGGACCCACCGAAAA AGAAACGCCTGGTGTCTTTGTGCGTGGGCTGCGGGAATCAGATCCACGACCAGTACATCCTGCGCGTGGCGCCCGACCTCGAGTGGCACGCGGCGTGTCTCAAATGCGCGGAGTGTAACCAGTATCTGGACGAGTCGTGCACTTGCTTTGTCCGGGACGGCAAGACGTACTGTAAACGCGACTACATCAG ttTGTATATTTTGATAGCACCAGCACACACCATGACAAGTTCCTTGGACATGCAACCCAGGATACTTGGCAAAAAAAG ACTTTACGGAATCAAATGCGCAAAATGCAACATCGGGTTCAGCAAGAACGACTTCGTGATGCGCGCTCGCGCCAAAGTGTACCACGTGGAGTGTTTCCGGTGCGTGGCGTGCAGCAGGCAGCTGATCCCGGGCGATGAGTTCGCGCTCCGGGAGGACGGCCTGTTCTGCAGAGCCGATCACGACGTGGTGGAGAGAGCCAGCATGGCGCCCGGGGAGCCGCTCAGCCCCCTGCACCCGTCCCGGCCCTTACAGATGGCAG AGCCAATCTCGGCGCGGCAGCCCGCGTTGCGCCCGCACGTGCACAAGCAGCCCGAGAAGACGACGCGCGTGCGCACGGTGCTGAACGAGAAGCAGCTGCACACTTTGCGCACGTGCTACAACGCGAACCCGCGGCCCGACGCGCTCATGAAGGAGCAGCTCGTGGAGATGACGGGCCTGAGCCCGCGGGTAATCCGAGTCTGGTTTCAGAACAAGCGCTGCAAGGACAAGAAGCGCAGTCTGCTGATGAAGCAGCTGCAACAGCAGCAACCCAACGACAAGACG AACATTCAAGGAATGACGGGAACTCCAATGGTGGCCACCAGTCCAGAGAGACACGATGGTGGATTACAGGCGAACCCGGTGGAGGTGCAGACTTATCAACCACCCTGGAAGGTCCTGAGCGATTTTGCACTGCAGAGCGATATCGACCAACCCGCTTTTCAGCAACTG GTAAATTTTTCTGAAGGAGGACCAGGCTCGAATTCAACAGGGAGTGAAGTGGCGTCCATGTCCTCGCAACTGCCAGATACACCAAACAGCATGGTGGCCAGTCCCATCGAGGCCTAG
- the isl1a gene encoding insulin gene enhancer protein isl-1 isoform X3 — MRWSSDTHSHARTHTYTHPHTHTARTLVSIPGRFTPRSHSPIFSAETTGTTGLRSGLKVDLTPPYFLDMGDMGDPPKKKRLVSLCVGCGNQIHDQYILRVAPDLEWHAACLKCAECNQYLDESCTCFVRDGKTYCKRDYIRLYGIKCAKCNIGFSKNDFVMRARAKVYHVECFRCVACSRQLIPGDEFALREDGLFCRADHDVVERASMAPGEPLSPLHPSRPLQMAAEPISARQPALRPHVHKQPEKTTRVRTVLNEKQLHTLRTCYNANPRPDALMKEQLVEMTGLSPRVIRVWFQNKRCKDKKRSLLMKQLQQQQPNDKTNIQGMTGTPMVATSPERHDGGLQANPVEVQTYQPPWKVLSDFALQSDIDQPAFQQLVNFSEGGPGSNSTGSEVASMSSQLPDTPNSMVASPIEA, encoded by the exons ATGCGCTGGagctcagacacacactcacatgcacgcacacacacatacacacacccacacacacacactgcccgaACTCTAGTCTCGATTCCGGGAAGATTTACACCTCGGAGCCACAGTCCTATTTTTTCCGCAGAAACTACGGGCACTACGGGCCTGCGCTCCGGTTTGAAAGTGGACCTAACACCGCCTTACTTTCTGGACATGGGAGACATGGGGGACCCACCGAAAA AGAAACGCCTGGTGTCTTTGTGCGTGGGCTGCGGGAATCAGATCCACGACCAGTACATCCTGCGCGTGGCGCCCGACCTCGAGTGGCACGCGGCGTGTCTCAAATGCGCGGAGTGTAACCAGTATCTGGACGAGTCGTGCACTTGCTTTGTCCGGGACGGCAAGACGTACTGTAAACGCGACTACATCAG ACTTTACGGAATCAAATGCGCAAAATGCAACATCGGGTTCAGCAAGAACGACTTCGTGATGCGCGCTCGCGCCAAAGTGTACCACGTGGAGTGTTTCCGGTGCGTGGCGTGCAGCAGGCAGCTGATCCCGGGCGATGAGTTCGCGCTCCGGGAGGACGGCCTGTTCTGCAGAGCCGATCACGACGTGGTGGAGAGAGCCAGCATGGCGCCCGGGGAGCCGCTCAGCCCCCTGCACCCGTCCCGGCCCTTACAGATGGCAG caGAGCCAATCTCGGCGCGGCAGCCCGCGTTGCGCCCGCACGTGCACAAGCAGCCCGAGAAGACGACGCGCGTGCGCACGGTGCTGAACGAGAAGCAGCTGCACACTTTGCGCACGTGCTACAACGCGAACCCGCGGCCCGACGCGCTCATGAAGGAGCAGCTCGTGGAGATGACGGGCCTGAGCCCGCGGGTAATCCGAGTCTGGTTTCAGAACAAGCGCTGCAAGGACAAGAAGCGCAGTCTGCTGATGAAGCAGCTGCAACAGCAGCAACCCAACGACAAGACG AACATTCAAGGAATGACGGGAACTCCAATGGTGGCCACCAGTCCAGAGAGACACGATGGTGGATTACAGGCGAACCCGGTGGAGGTGCAGACTTATCAACCACCCTGGAAGGTCCTGAGCGATTTTGCACTGCAGAGCGATATCGACCAACCCGCTTTTCAGCAACTG GTAAATTTTTCTGAAGGAGGACCAGGCTCGAATTCAACAGGGAGTGAAGTGGCGTCCATGTCCTCGCAACTGCCAGATACACCAAACAGCATGGTGGCCAGTCCCATCGAGGCCTAG